The following coding sequences lie in one Populus trichocarpa isolate Nisqually-1 chromosome 14, P.trichocarpa_v4.1, whole genome shotgun sequence genomic window:
- the LOC127904251 gene encoding probable cytokinin riboside 5'-monophosphate phosphoribohydrolase LOGL10: protein MDTTLEKLKKYFPALPQNAITKIYRARCERLRLLMNHGIPEDIRWLIEAKVRLSGGLGTLEEIFHISSWAQLNIHQKPIGLLNVNGFYNTLLSFLDHAVEQQFLTFLARQILISAATAEQLIDELQSFIPVVDSSMSRLNWSITERRKKLRLDLSLSL from the exons atggacaccactcttgaaaaattgaaaaagtattttcccgccctgcctcagaatgcgattacaaaaatttaccgtgctaggtgtgaaagattgaggttgttaatgaaccatggaattcctgaagatattcgatggctgattgaagcaaaggtccgattgtcag gtggtttgggaactttagaagagatatttcatatttcatcttgggctcagctgaacattcaccagaaacctataggtttgctaaatgttaatggtttttataatactttactgtcttttcttgatcatgctgtggaacaacaatttctaacatttttagcgcgacaaatcctcatctctgctgctactgctgaacaattgattgatgaacttcaatctttcatccctgtagttgattcctctatgagtcgacttaattggtcaatcacggaacgccgtaaaaagcttagattggatttgagccttagtttgtga